In one window of Clavelina lepadiformis chromosome 4, kaClaLepa1.1, whole genome shotgun sequence DNA:
- the LOC143452835 gene encoding mitochondrial import inner membrane translocase subunit Tim13-like: MDYSSSAFSSGGSFGSGGTPTVNKETIEQSLKVLQMQAAIEQQEFLVQTINDKCFKLCVQSPGTSLDGSQQKCLAKCVDRYIDAWNCVSRSVTNKIRQHSGMMQE; this comes from the coding sequence ATGGATTATTCATCCAGTGCTTTTTCTTCCGGCGGCTCCTTTGGCTCTGGTGGAACTCCAACCGTGAATAAAGAAACCATCGAACAGAGTCTCAAAGTTTTGCAGATGCAAGCCGCAATCGAACAACAGGAATTTCTTGTTCAAACCATCAATGATAAATGTTTCAAGCTTTGCGTCCAGAGTCCTGGTACCAGCCTGGACGGTTCCCAACAAAAATGTCTCGCTAAATGTGTCGATCGCTATATCGACGCTTGGAACTGCGTTTCGAGATCTGTGACGAATAAAATCCGACAGCATTCAGGAATGATGCAGGAATGA
- the LOC143452834 gene encoding sorcin-like: MAYPGYGEPNAEAPQMTADPLWPYYSRCAGQDGQIDVSELHRALAAANLDGTMDFSEEACRKFIAMLDRDYSGKMGFSEFKELWNAVNSWRKSFSKFDRNRSGTIDASELKSALQELGYSLPDNLITLAIRKFNMKGKSTFPFSDFVSCVLSLRALTDQFRSRDTARNGTAEFNYDDFIQVLMSS; the protein is encoded by the exons ATGGCGTATCCAGGCTACGGAGAACCAAACGCAGAGGCACCGCAGATG ACTGCGGACCCGTTATGGCCGTACTACAGCCGGTGTGCTGGCCAGGACGGTCAAATCGACGTCAGTGAACTTCACAGAGCTCTGGCAGCGGCCAACTTGGATGGAACGATGGACTTTTCTGAAGAAGCTTGCCGAAAGTTTATTG cGATGCTCGACAGAGATTACAGCGGGAAAATGGGGTTTAGTGAATTCAAAGAGCTTTGGAATGCGGTGAATTCTTGGCGGAAATCGTTTTCCAAATTTGATCGTAATCGTAGCGGCACCATCGATGCGTCTGAGTTGAAATCCGCTTTACAAGAATTGG GTTACTCTCTGCCGGACAATCTAATCACCCTTGCCATAAGGAAGTTTAACATGAAAGGAAAAAGCACATTTCCTTTCAGTGATTTTGTCAGTTGCGTTTTGTCGTTGCGG GCACTCACGGACCAATTCCGAAGTCGCGACACGGCAAGAAACGGAACCGCCGAGTTCAATTACGACGACTTCATTCAAGTCTTGATGTCTAGTTAA